The following are encoded in a window of Impatiens glandulifera chromosome 5, dImpGla2.1, whole genome shotgun sequence genomic DNA:
- the LOC124940030 gene encoding G-type lectin S-receptor-like serine/threonine-protein kinase LECRK1, with protein sequence MVIPGFLTTILLLSSFSSSSAQLNRQNITLGSFLTPTSTRNSTWLSPSGLYAFGFYKQGNGFYVGIFLAGIPEKTVVWTANRDNPPLSNKVTLLYATNGRLILQQPSGETTPLIMDTSSSSSASALMLDSGNFVLYNSNGEPIWQSFENPTDTILATQNLSNNKELVSAESTTNPASGSFRLKMQTDGNLVQYPVQTPDTPPYSYFSSFTHGKGASVTLNLEKNGHLYLFNSTIILRNYSQGSEDDHDQIYLMRIDPDGIFRVYSHVSNWSVVWSSNTDLCTPKGRCGLNGYCELIDDQADCRCLPGFDFVKAGDWSSGCERDFNVERCKSEKDVSTMSSLANTTWEENSNWVMSQITQQACEQVCLDDCDCQVALYNDGVCRKQRLPLRYGRRQMGDSNMALVKTQTRTGHGNTEIVPPKQETGSSRVVMLSIGLSLFVLVCIFLIASCFLFYRSWLSGYRKLPAYMNNRSLDYILSLHEKRPSWDVRIRIVLDIVKGILDLYEECENDQVIHGDISPKIIMMEEYRVIKIRDFGMANVLKHDKTKTCLTVGATRGYMDPERFMTSMPTVKSDVYSFGIVLLEIITWRRWLNWSLPKEEVVLVKWVWSCFELGELQKLVGDVDFDMKMLEKMVKVAIWCIQEEPSLRPTMKEVLLMLEGTVDIPVPSSPTSLCRNI encoded by the exons ATGGTTATTCCTGGTTTTCTAACTACAATCCTTCTCCTTTCTTCTTTTAGTTCCTCTTCAGCTCAGCTGAATCGCCAAAACATAACGTTGGGATCCTTCCTCACCCCCACCAGTACTCGTAATTCCACTTGGCTATCCCCTTCAGGCCTCTACGCATTTGGGTTTTACAAGCAAGGCAACGGCTTCTACGTCGGAATATTCCTTGCCGGAATCCCCGAGAAAACAGTTGTATGGACTGCAAATCGAGACAATCCTCCCTTATCCAACAAAGTCACTCTGCTCTACGCTACTAACGGACGGCTGATATTGCAGCAACCTAGTGGCGAAACTACCCCACTGATCATGgatacttcttcttcttcttcagcctCTGCCTTGATGCTCGATTCAGGTAACTTTGTTCTCTACAATTCAAATGGAGAACCCATCTGGCAGAGCTTTGAGAATCCAACAGATACCATCTTGGCAACTCAAAACCTTTCCAACAACAAAGAACTCGTCTCTGCAGAGTCGACCACAAATCCAGCCAGTGGGAGTTTTCGATTGAAGATGCAGACCGATGGGAATCTTGTTCAGTACCCCGTCCAAACGCCGGACACCCCCCCATATTCTTACTTTTCATCTTTCACTCATGGAAAAGGAGCGAGCGTGACTCTCAACCTTGAAAAGAACGGTCATCTCTATTTGTTCAATTCTACCATCATTCTAAGAAATTACTCTCAAGGCTCTGAAGATGATCATGATCAAATTTACTTGATGAGAATTGACCCAGATGGTATTTTTAGGGTTTATTCTCATGTTTCAAATTGGTCTGTTGTTTGGTCATCAAACACGGATCTTTGCACGCCAAAGGGTCGTTGTGGCTTAAATGGATACTGCGAATTGATCGATGATCAAGCTGATTGTCGTTGTCTTCCtggttttgattttgttaaggCTGGAGACTGGAGCTCGGGCTGCGAGAGGGATTTCAATGTTGAGAGATGCAAAAGTGAGAAAGATGTGTCTACAATGAGTAGCCTAGCGAACACGACTTGGGAAGAGAATTCGAATTGGGTTATGTCACAAATAACCCAACAAGCTTGTGAACAAGTTTGTTTAGATGATTGTGATTGTCAAGTGGCACTATACAATGACGGAGTTTGTAGGAAGCAAAGGCTTCCTTTGCGATATGGAAGGAGGCAAATGGGAGATTCAAATATGGCTTTAGTCAAGACTCAAACGAGAACAGGCCATGGAAATACTGAAATTGTTCCTCCTAAACAAGAAACAGGATCTTCAAGGGTTGTTATGTTGAGCATTGGCTTATCTCTTTTTGTCCTAGTTTGTATTTTCTTGATTGCATCATGTTTTCTCTTCTATAGAAGTTGGTTGAGTGGTTACAGAAAGCTCCCCGCATACATGAACAATCGGTCTCTAGACTACATCCTCTCCCTGCATGAGAAAAGACCGAGTTGGGATGTAAGAATCAGGATTGTGCTCGACATTGTCAAGGGAATTCTTGATTTGTATGAAGAGTGTGAAAATGATCAAGTAATCCATGGCGATATAAGTCCTAAGATTATAATGATGGAAGAGTATAGGGTGATTAAAATAAGAGATTTTGGAATGGCAAATGTTCTTAAGCATGACAAAACGAAAACCTGCCTCACAGTGGGTGCAACCAGAGGATACATGGATCCAGAAAGGTTCATGACTAGTATGCCCACTGTCAAATCAGACGTGTACAGCTTTGGGATCGTTCTTTTGGAGATCATAACTTGGCGTCGATGGCTGAATTGGAGCCTACCGAAAGAAGAAGTTGTT ctagtGAAATGGGTTTGGTCGTGCTTCGAGTTGGGTGAGTTGCAAAAGCTAGTTGGAGATGTGGATTTTGACATGAAGATGCTGGAAAAGATGGTGAAAGTAGCAATTTGGTGTATACAAGAAGAGCCATCACTTAGGCCTACTATGAAGGAGGTTCTTCTTATGTTGGAAGGGACTGTGGATATTCCTGTGCCTTCCAGCCCAACTTCCTTGTGCAGAAACATTTAG